In Antedon mediterranea chromosome 10, ecAntMedi1.1, whole genome shotgun sequence, one genomic interval encodes:
- the LOC140060810 gene encoding uncharacterized protein, with the protein MCIVILNQFLYVFLFVFNCIIPESKCDLQFGVDVSNTFTDDRFEKMGMAVVDEFEIENGLLSLSILIDDVVRVKEFWLVDFQPFTFNGLSAVDKDGTLTSSRTGSCSNVFTDSRYPAYFTDNYNVITPPSNSRLFNTSSIGSIENNTKREFLFRRNKLIHKGSARALMDCMRSDGSSAWTTTDVTKSEIEYRATLYLTNVRPKPIHHRTQAVSYVQTHVVLIWRLCRNAIVNTVFATDLSPTLPVVQGPRVYLDSAIVSTPVDRTLMPVVDQMTVDIKFSTVSPLTNHILIYEEASLGYTPAEDDGHQLLAVIKEPRNKLQISPLCVHADHGKCLQSWYSKIVLQLNDIQSHEKKTYLGDLVATFTIHECADIEDVSTCKRNATAKCNVTISLVLQSALTLTDERYDEVTLNVVAIHSGHQPIPFYPHGTRYTERVRVAEGDRISFQVQYSPIWLRTMYYLQLMLLLTCFGQESDKMGCVAAQPDHRKVHYIDPNFQLFVGGNYDSYRLHEEAGVLSSLNRVYDDETNLHISKFNHVTLTADRVLYTVTAIYRLVEKQQMGSPPVVRYRRKRNPRALQMNRNMYGKAHVTSFTYYAEGCGHGMVFDSTQRACTVAMDSADHTTILANQHRPSFSPEIDNMENKAVTNLVSCWIGLISIFYLMDFTI; encoded by the exons ATGTGTATAGTAATTTTAAATCagtttttatatgtatttttgtttgtttttaactgtATTATTCCTGAATCAAAATGTGATTTACAATTTGGAGTGGACGTTTCGAATACTTTTACCGATGATAGGTTTGAGAAAATGGGTATGGCCGTTGTAG ATgaatttgaaattgaaaatggGTTACTATCACTGTCGATATTGATCGATGACGTAGTTCGTGTTAAAGAATTCTGGTTGGTCGACTTTCAACCATTTACATTTAACGGTCTTTCTGCTGTTGATAAGGACG GAACACTGACGTCATCAAGGACGGGATCGTGCAGTAACGTATTTACAGATTCGAGGTATCCAGCTTACTTCACCGACAACTACAACGTGATTACGCCACCGTCTAATTCCAGACTATTCAACACCAGTAGTATAGGGTCTATAGAAAATAACACTAAAAGAG AGTTTTTATTCAGAAGAAATAAGCTCATTCATAAAGGCAGTGCAAGAGCTCTAATGGATTGTATGAGATCAGATGGATCGTCTGCTTGGACCACCACTGACGTCACCAAATCTGAGATAGAGTACAGAGCAACGTTATACTTAACGAACGTTCGTCCAAAGCCCATTCACCACCGTACCCAAGCCGTCTCGTACGTTCAAACCCACGTTGTACTTATCTGGAGACTGTGCAGGAACGCCATAGTTAACACAGTATTTGCAACAGATTTGTCACCTACGCTGCCGGTTGTACAAGGTCCAAGAGTGTATCTGGATTCCGCAATCGTTTCCACGCCAGTTGATAGAACACTCATGCCGGTTGTGGACCAGATGACCGTTGATATAAAATTCAGCACAGTTTCTCCGTTAACCAATCATATCTTGATTTATGAAGAGGCTAGTCTTGGATATACACCTGCAGAAGACGATGGACATCAATTGCTAGCGGTGATAAAAGAACCAAGAAATAAGTTGCAGATATCACCTTTGTGCGTTCATGCAGATCACGGGAAGTGTCTTCAAAGTTGGTACTCTAAAATTGTTTTGCAGCTAAATGATATTCAGAGCCATGAAAAGAAGACGTACTTAG GTGATCTTGTGGCAACGTTCACCATCCACGAATGTGCAGACATCGAAGACGTCTCTACGTGCAAGAGGAATGCCACAGCCAAGTGCAACGTCACCATCAGTCTTGTTCTGCAGTCTGCTCTGACGTTGACAGACGAAAGGTACGACGAAGTAACCCTTAATGTCGTCGCAATACACAGTGGTCATCAACCAATTCCGTTCTACCCACATG GTACACGATACACAGAGAGGGTTAGAGTGGCAGAGGGTGACCGCATCTCATTTCAGGTCCAGTATTCTCCAATATGGTTACGTACAATGTACTACCTTCAATTGATGTTACTGTTGACCTGCTTTGGTCAAGAAAGCGATAAAATG GGATGTGTAGCAGCGCAGCCTGATCATCGCAAGGTCCACTACATCGATCCAAACTTTCAGTTGTTTGTTGGCGGGAATTACGACAGCTATAGGCTTCACGAGGAGGCAGGAGTTCTTTCAAGTTTGAATCGCGTCTATGACGAcgaaactaatttgcatatttctaAATTCAATCACGTCACACTGACTGCTGATCGCGTTTTGTATACTGTCACGGCAATATACAG ACTTGTTGAAAAACAGCAAATGGGTTCACCGCCTGTGGTCCGGTACAGGCGAAAAAGAAATCCTCGCGCCCTTCAGATGAACAGAAACATGTATGGTAAGGCGCACGTCACTAGTTTCACATACTACGCGGAGGGCTGTGGTCACGGTATGGTATTTGATTCGACACAGAGGGCATGTACAGTCGCGATGGACAGTGCAGACCATACGACCATATTAGCAAATCAG cATCGCCCCAGTTTTTCACCAGAAATCGACAATATGGAAAACAAAGCAGTGACGAATTTGGTAAGCTGTTGGATCGGTTTAATctctatattttatttgatgGATTTTACAATATGA